Proteins co-encoded in one Chrysemys picta bellii isolate R12L10 chromosome 13, ASM1138683v2, whole genome shotgun sequence genomic window:
- the CSNK2A1 gene encoding casein kinase II subunit alpha isoform X1 yields MSGPVPSRARVYTDVNTHRPREYWDYESHVVEWGNQDDYQLVRKLGRGKYSEVFEAINITNNEKVVVKILKPVKKKKIKREIKILENLRGGPNIITLADIVKDPVSRTPALVFEHVNNTDFKQLYQTLTDYDIRFYMYEILKALDYCHSMGIMHRDVKPHNVMIDHEHRKLRLIDWGLAEFYHPGQEYNVRVASRYFKGPELLVDYQMYDYSLDMWSLGCMLASMIFRKEPFFHGHDNYDQLVRIAKVLGTEDLYDYIDKYNIELDPRFNDILGRHSRKRWERFVHSENQHLVSPEALDFLDKLLRYDHQSRLTAREAMEHPYFYPIVKDQARMGSSSMPGGSTPVSSASMMSGISSVPTPSPLGPLAGSPVISATNTLGMPVPAAAGAQQ; encoded by the exons ATGTCAGGACCCGtgccaagcagggccagagtTTACACTGACGTAAACACGCACAGACCCCGAGAGTACTGGGACTATGAGTCACATGTTGTCGAATGGGG AAATCAAGATGACTACCAGCTAGTTCGGAAATTAGGCCGGGGCAAATACAGCGAAGTGTTTGAAGCCATCAACATCACAAATAATGAAAAAGTAGTAGTTAAAATCCTCAAG CcggtaaaaaagaagaaaatcaagcgTGAAATCAAGATCTTAGAGAACTTGCGAGGTGGTCCCAATATAATCACCCTTGCAGATATAGTAAAAGACCCTGTG TCCCGGACCCCTGCTTTGGTTTTTGAACATGTAAACAACACAGACTTTAAG CAATTGTACCAGACATTAACAGACTATGATATTAGGTTCTACATGTATGAGATTTTGAAG GCTTTAGATTACTGTCATAGCATGGGGATCATGCACAGAGATGTCAAACCCCACAACGTCATGATTGACCATGAGCACAGAAAG CTGAGGCTAATAGACTGGGGTCTGGCTGAATTCTATCATCCTGGCCAGGAGTACAATGTCAGAGTGGCTTCCCGATACTTCAAAGGACCTGAACTCCTTGTAGATTATCAG ATGTATGATTATAGTCTGGATATGTGGAGCTTGGGTTGCATGTTGGCCAGTATGATCTTCCGAAAGGAGCCATTTTTCCATGGCCACGACAATTATGATCAG TTGGTGAGGATAGCCAAGGTGCTGGGGACAGAAGATCTATATGACTACATAGACAAATACAACATTGAGCTGGATCCACGCTTCAATGACATCTTGGGCAG GCACTCCCGTAAGCGATGGGAGCGCTTTGTTCACAGTGAGAACCAACACTTGGTGAGCCCAGAAGCTCTGGATTTCTTAGACAAATTGCTGCGGTATGATCACCAGTCACGACTCACAGCAAGAGAAGCCATGGAACACCCCTACTTCT ATCCCATTGTGAAGGACCAGGCTCGGATGGGTTCATCCAGCATGCCAGGTGGCAGCACTCCTGTCAGCAGCGCAAGTATGATGTCAG